A portion of the Limisphaera ngatamarikiensis genome contains these proteins:
- the pal gene encoding peptidoglycan-associated lipoprotein Pal: protein MKKARFWVVIVLAVVLVGTVTGCRRSPQGITPLPAPARVGPSEPPPGGIIGGPVGPGVTGTEPPSPIGTPLPPRGNYDGWPQDRETFKAQTVYFDFDSSVIKNSERPKIDVVAAHLKANPNHAVIVEGHCDERGTEEYNRALGERRALAVREVLLAVGIEPVRIVTISYGEDRPVDPGHNEEAWRKNRRAEFVLLTPPR, encoded by the coding sequence ATGAAAAAGGCACGTTTTTGGGTGGTGATCGTGTTGGCGGTGGTGTTGGTGGGGACGGTGACGGGCTGCCGACGGAGTCCCCAGGGAATCACGCCGTTGCCGGCCCCGGCGCGGGTGGGGCCGAGCGAACCGCCACCGGGCGGGATTATTGGCGGGCCGGTGGGGCCGGGAGTGACGGGAACGGAGCCTCCCAGTCCGATTGGCACCCCGTTGCCGCCGCGGGGCAACTACGACGGATGGCCGCAGGACCGGGAGACGTTCAAGGCGCAAACGGTGTACTTCGACTTTGACAGCTCGGTGATCAAGAATTCGGAGCGACCGAAGATTGACGTGGTGGCGGCGCATTTGAAGGCCAATCCGAATCATGCGGTGATCGTCGAAGGTCACTGTGATGAACGGGGCACGGAGGAATACAATCGTGCGCTGGGCGAGCGCCGTGCGCTGGCGGTGCGGGAGGTTTTGCTGGCCGTCGGGATTGAGCCGGTACGGATTGTGACCATCAGTTACGGTGAGGACCGGCCGGTGGACCCGGGACACAATGAAGAGGCATGGCGGAAGAACCGCCGGGCCGAGTTTGTGCTTTTGACGCCGCCGCGGTGA